In Ignavibacteriales bacterium, the following proteins share a genomic window:
- a CDS encoding DUF4340 domain-containing protein, which produces MTRNTYVLLGLLAVLIIIAYFVMQKPGERSSTGENSEMLASVDSIALDRIEIKSPTASVVLEKKGVEWFVESPVSYKADQSNVATLIHSARTLRIDNIVSNKPDKHAVFQVDTATGTLVRLMQGGAEKGAFILGKAGSSYSDMYARRAASNEVALVSGASSFVFNRPVKEWRDRTILSVPKETIKEVRYQYGDTTFVLAFRDGAWTIGRDSTQEGVVSSLLSSLSNIQADDFVDSLTTHPTKPTAQISFAGTQLTFFYVKGNEKYFVRSSASPQWFEMQNWHANQILMRKKDILKSPK; this is translated from the coding sequence ATGACACGCAATACCTACGTCTTGCTTGGCTTGCTTGCGGTTCTGATCATCATCGCATATTTCGTGATGCAAAAGCCGGGTGAGCGAAGCTCGACGGGCGAGAACAGCGAAATGCTGGCTTCCGTCGATTCAATCGCCCTTGACAGGATTGAAATCAAATCACCGACCGCAAGCGTCGTTCTTGAGAAGAAGGGAGTCGAATGGTTCGTCGAGTCTCCGGTCTCGTACAAAGCAGATCAATCGAACGTAGCGACATTGATCCATAGCGCCAGAACTCTTCGAATTGACAATATCGTTTCGAACAAGCCCGACAAGCACGCCGTGTTCCAAGTGGATACGGCGACGGGAACGCTGGTCAGATTGATGCAAGGGGGCGCCGAAAAAGGGGCGTTCATTCTGGGAAAGGCCGGGAGCAGTTACTCTGACATGTACGCCCGGCGTGCCGCATCGAATGAAGTTGCGCTCGTGAGCGGCGCGTCGTCCTTTGTGTTCAATCGGCCGGTCAAAGAATGGCGCGATCGCACAATTCTGTCGGTGCCGAAAGAAACCATCAAAGAGGTTCGCTACCAGTACGGTGACACGACCTTTGTGCTTGCCTTCAGGGACGGCGCTTGGACCATCGGGAGGGATTCGACACAGGAAGGAGTCGTAAGCAGTCTTCTCTCGTCTCTTTCAAACATCCAGGCCGACGATTTCGTCGATTCGCTCACTACACACCCCACCAAACCAACCGCTCAAATCTCGTTCGCGGGAACACAACTCACCTTCTTCTACGTCAAAGGGAATGAGAAGTATTTCGTCAGATCTTCCGCATCGCCGCAGTGGTTCGAGATGCAGAATTGGCATGCAAACCAGATCCTGATGCGAAAGAAAGACATCCTGAAGTCTCCCAAGTAG
- a CDS encoding peptidylprolyl isomerase → MQRYIRFVPLAVCSALFLAGCAGSGPAAVARIGNTPLTLEEFEDSYAKNNGGWEKATTSSYEDREKFLDLLVKFRLKVQQANDRGLMTDSTIKAELEGYEVTVATSFMLEKEIVAPKTRQLYDRKKEELRASHILIRLNPDAPPADTLAAYNKATMVIGLIPTSVFDSLATTYSDDQSAALNHGDLGYFTSGKMVPDFEDACFGLKVGEYTTSPVRTQFGYHIIKLTGRQANKGAVRVSHILRRFKDTPEDSTVVKDSVKAIYTLVKGGLDFAEAARRYTEDAGSQVNSGDIGYYDRGRIPPAIENLFFNTPVDSVIPPYQMPYGYHIFKITGFKSIPPFAEMEKELRDQYNQMRYQTDYQRFVRGLARQYKLTFDTLAIVQLMSAFDSTQTPASWTWSDTLTPAMRKKVLLTCEGRPATVGDFVEHLNNSAEFKSMLLTPKNVQHMMERLSEVKMMEEHARQVPQRYPAFSKLLKEYQDGILLYRIEQDEVWKKVVVNDSLLRVYYDQHKEKYLWPNRVNFAEIFTTTDSLVKAAYNEIKMGKDFSEVAEKYTMRSGYKEKKGVWGLTPDSVNIFSRYAALLPVDSISRPFDHPDGWSIIKVTAKEPARIKTFEEAMPEVMSAYQEYASKLRQEEWVADLKSRYPVTFNKPLLLEAFKRKPVAAQ, encoded by the coding sequence ATGCAAAGATATATCCGTTTCGTGCCTTTGGCTGTTTGTTCAGCCCTGTTTCTGGCGGGGTGCGCTGGATCCGGCCCGGCAGCGGTTGCCAGGATTGGAAACACCCCCCTCACGCTTGAAGAATTCGAAGACAGCTATGCGAAAAACAATGGCGGGTGGGAGAAAGCGACCACCTCCAGTTATGAGGACCGGGAAAAATTCCTGGATTTGCTGGTCAAATTCAGGCTCAAGGTTCAGCAGGCGAACGACCGCGGACTGATGACCGATTCGACGATCAAGGCCGAGCTTGAAGGATATGAGGTCACCGTCGCAACGTCCTTCATGCTGGAAAAAGAAATCGTTGCACCAAAGACCCGGCAACTGTACGACCGGAAAAAAGAGGAACTCAGGGCAAGCCATATCCTGATCAGGCTGAATCCGGATGCTCCGCCAGCGGACACGCTCGCTGCGTACAACAAGGCGACCATGGTCATCGGATTGATCCCTACCTCGGTCTTTGACTCACTCGCCACGACGTACTCGGATGATCAGAGCGCGGCCCTTAATCACGGGGACCTCGGCTACTTTACCTCCGGCAAGATGGTGCCCGACTTTGAAGATGCCTGCTTCGGATTGAAGGTAGGTGAATACACGACTTCCCCCGTGAGGACTCAGTTTGGCTATCACATCATCAAGTTGACGGGCCGCCAGGCTAACAAAGGCGCCGTGCGGGTGAGCCACATTCTGCGGCGGTTCAAAGACACTCCAGAAGACAGCACGGTCGTGAAGGATTCCGTGAAGGCGATTTATACGCTTGTCAAAGGAGGATTGGATTTTGCTGAGGCCGCCAGACGCTACACGGAGGATGCGGGTTCCCAGGTGAACAGCGGAGACATCGGATACTACGATCGCGGCCGGATACCACCGGCCATTGAAAACCTCTTTTTCAATACGCCGGTCGATTCTGTCATCCCGCCGTACCAGATGCCGTACGGCTATCACATTTTCAAAATTACGGGTTTCAAAAGCATCCCGCCCTTCGCAGAAATGGAGAAGGAACTGCGCGACCAGTACAACCAGATGCGCTATCAGACGGACTATCAGAGATTCGTCCGGGGTCTCGCGCGGCAGTACAAGCTGACGTTTGACACTCTGGCTATCGTTCAGCTGATGAGCGCGTTCGACTCGACGCAAACGCCGGCGTCGTGGACCTGGAGCGACACGCTCACGCCTGCAATGCGGAAGAAAGTTCTGCTGACCTGTGAAGGCCGGCCTGCCACGGTCGGGGATTTCGTGGAGCATCTCAACAACTCGGCGGAGTTCAAGTCGATGCTTCTGACGCCGAAGAACGTGCAGCACATGATGGAGCGTCTTTCTGAAGTCAAGATGATGGAAGAACATGCCCGGCAAGTGCCGCAACGCTATCCGGCATTTTCGAAGCTCCTCAAAGAATACCAGGACGGCATTCTTCTTTATCGCATCGAGCAAGATGAGGTCTGGAAGAAAGTTGTCGTGAACGATTCGCTCCTCCGAGTCTACTACGACCAGCACAAGGAAAAATACCTGTGGCCGAACAGGGTGAATTTTGCGGAGATCTTCACCACAACGGACAGTCTGGTGAAGGCGGCGTACAATGAAATCAAGATGGGGAAAGACTTCAGTGAAGTTGCCGAAAAGTATACCATGCGCTCGGGGTACAAGGAAAAGAAGGGAGTCTGGGGATTGACGCCGGACTCGGTGAATATTTTCTCGCGCTATGCCGCGTTGCTGCCTGTGGACAGCATTTCTCGCCCGTTCGATCATCCGGACGGCTGGTCGATCATCAAAGTAACTGCAAAGGAACCCGCACGCATCAAGACCTTTGAGGAGGCGATGCCGGAGGTGATGAGCGCCTACCAGGAGTATGCTTCGAAACTCCGGCAGGAGGAATGGGTCGCTGATCTGAAATCACGGTACCCCGTTACCTTCAACAAACCGCTTCTGCTGGAAGCCTTCAAGAGGAAACCCGTTGCCGCGCAGTAG